From the Microbacterium sp. W4I4 genome, one window contains:
- a CDS encoding CDGSH iron-sulfur domain-containing protein, giving the protein MSARHEAPTLTPYPDGPLILRGDVELRTADGDPIPRHRRTVALCRCGLSTIKPFCDGTHKAAGFRTDD; this is encoded by the coding sequence ATGAGCGCTCGACACGAGGCGCCCACCCTCACGCCGTATCCCGACGGCCCCCTGATCCTGCGCGGTGATGTGGAGCTGCGAACGGCCGATGGAGACCCGATCCCCCGGCATCGTCGGACGGTCGCCCTGTGCCGCTGCGGCCTGTCGACGATCAAACCGTTCTGCGACGGGACCCACAAGGCGGCGGGCTTCCGCACAGACGACTGA
- a CDS encoding iron-containing redox enzyme family protein, translated as MSDIALAPHPEILLAARGPLSEAVLATLTGSVGPELSGLAAEAVGACDDVATDDDVQLALFLLYASAYGSLDNLDPDKEWDPALIAARSTLERAFERSLRDAVAVPPLPDPTVDAVARALFDLVQADTGPSLSRYVAKKATEAQLREFLMQRSIYTLREADPHSWAIPRLSGIPKAALVEIQSDEYGGGRPDRVHAEIFAKAVRGAGLDDRYGAYLDDVPAVTLASHNMMSMFGLNRRLIGAIVGHLAAFEMTSSIPNRLYGDGLRRLGFGDDVTDYFDEHVEADAVHEQIAARDLAGSLAFERPDLLADIMFGAAACLAVDGRVAAHMLAAWERGESSLRSGVLS; from the coding sequence ATGTCCGACATCGCACTCGCACCCCATCCGGAGATCCTGCTCGCCGCCCGCGGTCCGCTGAGCGAGGCCGTGCTCGCGACGCTCACGGGATCCGTCGGCCCTGAACTGTCAGGTCTCGCTGCGGAGGCCGTGGGTGCGTGCGACGATGTCGCGACCGACGACGACGTGCAGCTGGCACTGTTCCTGCTGTACGCATCCGCCTACGGCTCCCTCGACAACCTCGATCCCGACAAGGAGTGGGACCCCGCGCTGATCGCCGCGCGCTCGACGCTCGAGAGGGCGTTCGAGCGGTCTTTGCGCGATGCGGTCGCCGTTCCGCCGCTGCCCGATCCGACGGTCGACGCTGTCGCGAGGGCCCTGTTCGATCTGGTGCAGGCCGACACCGGTCCGAGCCTGTCGCGCTACGTCGCGAAGAAGGCGACCGAGGCGCAGCTGCGTGAGTTCCTGATGCAGCGCTCGATCTACACGCTGCGCGAGGCCGACCCGCATTCCTGGGCGATCCCCCGCCTGTCCGGCATCCCGAAGGCGGCGCTCGTCGAGATCCAGTCCGACGAGTACGGCGGCGGGCGCCCCGACCGCGTGCACGCCGAGATCTTCGCCAAGGCGGTTCGCGGAGCGGGACTGGACGACAGGTACGGTGCGTACCTCGACGATGTTCCCGCCGTCACGCTCGCCTCGCACAACATGATGTCTATGTTCGGGCTGAACCGGAGGCTCATCGGTGCGATCGTGGGCCACCTGGCCGCATTCGAGATGACCTCGTCGATACCCAACAGGCTGTACGGAGACGGCCTGCGCCGGCTGGGGTTCGGCGACGACGTCACGGACTACTTCGACGAGCACGTCGAGGCGGATGCCGTGCACGAGCAGATCGCGGCGCGGGACCTCGCCGGCTCCCTCGCATTCGAGCGCCCCGATCTGCTCGCCGACATCATGTTCGGCGCCGCCGCTTGTCTGGCCGTGGACGGGCGCGTGGCCGCGCACATGCTGGCGGCATGGGAACGGGGCGAGTCCTCGCTCCGGTCGGGGGTGCTGTCATGA